The following are encoded in a window of Novosphingobium sp. ZN18A2 genomic DNA:
- the mmsB gene encoding 3-hydroxyisobutyrate dehydrogenase: MKIAFIGLGNMGGGMAANLVKAGHDVHAFDLSEEAIARAKDNGCTTHGSVPDAVQGADAIVSMLPNGKIVESVYVSDVIDGAPTTALLIDCSTIDVATARRVEEAAAAAGYTMVDAPVSGGIAAANGGTLTFMVGGSDEGFKRAEPILAAMGKAVIHAGGAGAGQAAKICNNMILGATMIATCEAFALARKLGLDPQTFYDISSKASGQSWSMTSYCPLPGVGPQSPADNEYQGGFATALMLKDLRLAAEAADVADADVKIGKYARDLYEAFDAAGNGGLDFSAIIKTV; this comes from the coding sequence ATGAAGATCGCATTCATCGGCCTCGGCAACATGGGCGGCGGCATGGCCGCGAACCTTGTGAAAGCCGGCCACGACGTTCACGCATTCGACCTTAGCGAAGAGGCTATTGCCCGCGCGAAGGACAATGGGTGCACCACCCATGGCTCGGTCCCCGATGCAGTGCAGGGCGCAGATGCAATCGTTTCCATGCTGCCCAACGGCAAGATCGTGGAAAGCGTCTATGTTTCCGACGTGATCGACGGCGCACCGACGACGGCCCTGTTGATCGACTGTTCGACCATCGACGTCGCCACCGCGCGGCGCGTGGAGGAAGCCGCTGCCGCTGCCGGTTATACGATGGTGGATGCGCCGGTATCTGGCGGGATCGCGGCGGCAAACGGCGGGACGCTGACGTTCATGGTCGGCGGCAGCGATGAGGGCTTCAAACGTGCCGAGCCGATCCTTGCGGCGATGGGCAAGGCGGTGATCCACGCCGGCGGCGCTGGCGCGGGGCAGGCGGCGAAGATCTGCAACAACATGATTCTGGGCGCGACGATGATCGCGACCTGCGAGGCATTTGCCCTGGCCCGGAAACTGGGCCTGGACCCGCAGACATTCTATGACATCAGTTCCAAGGCTTCGGGCCAGTCATGGTCGATGACCAGCTATTGCCCGCTTCCCGGCGTCGGCCCGCAAAGCCCGGCGGACAACGAATACCAGGGCGGCTTCGCCACCGCTCTGATGCTCAAGGACTTGCGCCTCGCGGCCGAAGCGGCTGACGTTGCCGATGCCGACGTGAAGATCGGCAAATACGCGCGCGATCTTTACGAAGCCTTCGACGCTGCGGGCAACGGCGGGCTGGATTTCTCGGCGATCATCAAGACGGTTTGA
- a CDS encoding enoyl-CoA hydratase-related protein — protein MSAETEYENILVETRGAVTLITLNRPQALNALNSFVLEDLIDAFAKFEADPTQLCAVLTGAGEKAFAAGADIKQMAEKPAAEFYSDDFFSRWTSHLVKTTRKPWIAAVNGFALGGGCELAMMADFVIAADTAKFGQPEIKLGVAPGMGGSQRLTRAVGKSKAMEMCLTGRMMGAEEAERSGLVARVVPLADLLSEAMKTAETIAGMPPLATIANKEMVNAAFETTLDQGVLFERRVFQVLTATEDKAEGMAAFIEKRAGVWKGK, from the coding sequence ATGAGCGCAGAAACCGAATACGAAAACATCCTGGTCGAAACCAGGGGCGCGGTCACGCTGATCACGCTCAACCGGCCGCAGGCGCTGAACGCATTGAATTCGTTCGTGCTGGAAGACCTGATTGATGCTTTCGCGAAGTTCGAGGCCGATCCCACACAGCTTTGCGCGGTGCTGACCGGCGCTGGCGAAAAGGCGTTTGCCGCGGGCGCGGATATCAAGCAGATGGCGGAAAAACCGGCAGCCGAATTCTATTCGGACGATTTCTTCAGTCGCTGGACCAGCCACCTGGTCAAGACCACGCGCAAGCCGTGGATCGCGGCGGTAAACGGCTTCGCGCTGGGCGGCGGGTGCGAACTTGCGATGATGGCCGATTTCGTCATCGCCGCCGATACAGCAAAGTTCGGCCAGCCGGAGATCAAGCTCGGCGTCGCGCCGGGCATGGGCGGCAGCCAGCGTCTGACCCGCGCGGTGGGCAAGTCCAAGGCGATGGAAATGTGCCTGACGGGCCGCATGATGGGTGCGGAAGAGGCCGAGCGTTCGGGCCTTGTCGCACGCGTGGTGCCGCTTGCGGACCTGCTCTCCGAAGCGATGAAGACCGCCGAAACGATCGCCGGAATGCCGCCGCTTGCCACCATCGCCAACAAGGAAATGGTCAACGCCGCATTCGAAACCACGCTCGACCAGGGCGTGCTGTTCGAACGCCGCGTGTTCCAGGTGCTCACCGCGACCGAGGACAAGGCCGAAGGCATGGCCGCATTCATAGAAAAGCGCGCCGGGGTCTGGAAGGGCAAGTAA
- a CDS encoding enoyl-CoA hydratase/isomerase family protein, producing MTQDVLSRVDGRVGVLSLNRPKAIHALTLPMVHAMTDALVKWRDDPAIEAVIVDHAEGRGFCAGGDIAFLRNSAVNDGGESGRRFFHDEYRLNHLMFTYPKPIVAFMDGITMGGGVGISLPATFRVATENTRLAMPETGIGLFPDVGGGWYLSRLKGRLGQYLALTGARLNGAECLWAGMATHYLAPDALADAKSRIAGAPDVIAAALRELSAVPPEPKIAAQAHEIERLFGSDDYEAILSMLEADGGEWAAQQLRTLATKSPQTCKVALRQLHGSLSLTDFAENMRHEYRIASRVLVRPDFAEGVRALIVDKTNDPHWNPATAEGVTSELLDAIFAPLPANEEWTPL from the coding sequence ATGACACAGGACGTGCTGTCGCGCGTGGATGGCCGCGTGGGCGTTCTCTCGCTCAACCGGCCCAAGGCGATCCATGCGCTGACGCTGCCGATGGTCCACGCGATGACCGATGCGCTGGTGAAGTGGCGCGACGATCCGGCAATCGAGGCGGTGATCGTCGACCATGCGGAGGGCAGGGGGTTCTGCGCGGGCGGAGACATTGCATTCCTGCGCAATTCTGCCGTGAACGACGGGGGAGAGAGCGGGCGCAGGTTCTTTCACGACGAATATCGCCTGAACCACCTGATGTTCACGTATCCGAAGCCGATCGTGGCCTTCATGGACGGAATCACGATGGGCGGCGGCGTGGGGATCAGCCTGCCCGCGACATTCCGCGTGGCGACGGAGAACACGCGGCTGGCCATGCCCGAAACCGGCATCGGCCTTTTCCCGGACGTCGGCGGAGGCTGGTATCTTTCGCGCCTGAAGGGGCGGCTGGGCCAGTACCTTGCGCTCACCGGCGCGCGGCTGAACGGGGCGGAATGCCTGTGGGCGGGCATGGCGACGCACTATTTGGCGCCCGATGCACTGGCCGATGCGAAATCGCGCATTGCCGGCGCACCGGACGTTATCGCGGCCGCGCTGCGCGAATTGTCCGCGGTTCCACCCGAACCCAAGATCGCAGCGCAAGCCCATGAGATCGAACGCCTGTTCGGTTCGGACGATTATGAGGCAATCCTCTCGATGCTGGAAGCGGATGGCGGCGAATGGGCGGCGCAACAGCTCCGGACGCTCGCCACCAAGAGCCCGCAGACCTGCAAGGTAGCCCTGCGCCAGTTGCATGGAAGCCTTTCGCTAACGGACTTCGCGGAGAATATGCGGCACGAATACCGCATTGCCAGCCGTGTGCTCGTCCGTCCCGATTTTGCCGAGGGCGTGCGTGCCCTGATCGTCGACAAGACCAATGACCCGCACTGGAACCCGGCCACGGCGGAAGGCGTGACGAGCGAACTGCTCGACGCCATTTTCGCGCCTTTGCCAGCCAACGAGGAATGGACCCCGCTATGA
- a CDS encoding acyl-CoA dehydrogenase family protein encodes MTDQFALTDDQLAIQEMARRFTADMITPHAAQWDEDHTFPRETIKAAAELGFAAIYVSEESGGIGLGRLEAALIMEAMAYGCPATSSFISIHNMSSWMIDTFGSADVKQRFLPDLVTMERMASYCLTEPGSGSDAAALKTTARLEGDHYVVNGTKQFISGGGVNDIYVTMVRTGAEGPKGITCLVVEKGMEGLSFGAPEKKLGWNASPTAQVIFDNVKVPVANRVGAEGDGFRFAMAGLDGGRLNIGACSLGGAQRCLDEAIAYTRDRQQFGQPIADFQNTQFTLADMATDLEAARALLYLAACKVTAGAPDKSRFSAMAKRLATDSGSAVVDRALQLFGGYGYLKDYPIERFWRDLRVHSILEGTNQVMRMIVGRDLLRQ; translated from the coding sequence ATGACTGACCAGTTTGCGCTGACCGATGACCAGCTTGCCATCCAGGAGATGGCGCGCAGGTTCACCGCCGACATGATCACGCCCCATGCCGCGCAATGGGACGAGGATCACACTTTCCCGCGTGAGACGATCAAGGCGGCGGCAGAACTGGGTTTCGCCGCAATCTATGTTTCCGAGGAGAGCGGCGGGATCGGTCTCGGTCGTCTCGAAGCGGCGCTGATCATGGAAGCCATGGCTTATGGCTGCCCCGCGACCAGTTCGTTCATCTCGATCCACAATATGTCTTCATGGATGATCGACACTTTCGGGTCGGCCGACGTGAAACAGCGCTTCCTTCCCGATCTGGTGACGATGGAAAGGATGGCCAGCTATTGCCTGACCGAGCCGGGTTCCGGGTCCGACGCGGCGGCGCTGAAAACGACGGCGCGGCTGGAAGGCGATCACTACGTGGTGAACGGCACGAAGCAGTTCATCAGCGGCGGCGGTGTGAACGATATCTATGTCACGATGGTGCGCACCGGGGCGGAAGGGCCGAAGGGCATCACCTGCCTTGTTGTGGAAAAGGGCATGGAAGGGCTGAGCTTCGGCGCGCCCGAAAAGAAGCTGGGCTGGAACGCGTCGCCCACCGCGCAGGTCATCTTCGACAACGTGAAGGTGCCGGTCGCCAATCGCGTCGGTGCCGAAGGCGATGGCTTCCGCTTTGCGATGGCCGGGCTGGACGGCGGGCGGCTCAACATCGGCGCCTGTTCGCTGGGCGGTGCGCAGCGGTGCCTTGACGAAGCGATTGCCTATACCAGGGACCGCCAGCAGTTCGGCCAGCCGATTGCCGATTTCCAGAATACGCAGTTTACGCTTGCCGACATGGCGACCGACCTGGAAGCGGCGCGCGCGCTGTTATACCTGGCGGCCTGCAAGGTGACCGCGGGCGCGCCGGACAAGAGCCGCTTTTCCGCCATGGCCAAGCGGCTCGCCACCGACAGCGGCAGCGCTGTGGTCGACCGCGCGCTGCAACTGTTCGGCGGCTATGGCTATCTGAAAGACTATCCGATCGAGCGGTTCTGGCGCGACTTGCGCGTCCATTCGATCCTTGAAGGGACGAACCAGGTGATGCGCATGATCGTGGGAAGGGACTTGTTGCGCCAATGA
- a CDS encoding I78 family peptidase inhibitor, with translation MIRTTFALAAATFALCGCASVNAEPARPHPKGMAENTCHADAAKRFIGRKASVETGVAMMQASGATSLRWVPPRTAVTMMYVSGRLTVSYDDNYVITRASCN, from the coding sequence ATGATCCGCACGACATTCGCCCTTGCCGCCGCAACGTTCGCCCTGTGCGGTTGCGCCAGTGTGAATGCGGAGCCTGCCCGGCCGCATCCGAAGGGCATGGCGGAAAACACCTGCCATGCGGACGCGGCGAAGAGGTTCATCGGGCGGAAGGCCAGCGTCGAAACCGGCGTGGCCATGATGCAGGCGTCCGGCGCGACGAGCTTGCGCTGGGTGCCGCCGCGCACGGCGGTAACAATGATGTATGTCTCCGGCCGCCTGACCGTTTCGTATGACGACAACTATGTGATCACCCGCGCTTCCTGCAATTGA
- a CDS encoding CoA-acylating methylmalonate-semialdehyde dehydrogenase, with protein MRQIDHFIVGGAGGAADRKGDVFDPNNGGVQAQVALGDAALLDRAVANAKKVQPAWANTNPQRRARVMFNYKRLIEDNMQSLAELLSSEHGKVIDDAKGDVQRGLEVIEYACGIPQVQKGEYTLGAGPGIDVYSMRQPLGIGAGITPFNFPAMIPMWMFGMAIAAGNAFILKPSERDPSVPVRLAELFLEAGAPEGLLQVVHGDKLMVDAILDHPDIAAVSFVGSSDIAHYVYNRGVAAGKRVQAMGGAKNHGIVMPDADLDQVVNDLAGAAFGSAGERCMALPVVVPVGDDTAERLKEKLIPAINALRVGISTDPEAQYGPVVTAEHKQRIENWIATAEKEGGEIVIDGRGFKLQGHEDGYFVGPTLIDNVTPDMESYKNEIFGPVLQIVRAKDFEEAVRLPSDHQYGNGVAIFTRNGHAAREFASRVNVGMVGVNVPIPVPVSYHSFGGWKRSAFGDTNQYGTEGLKFWTKVKTVTQRWPDGGGDGSNAFVIPTMG; from the coding sequence ATGCGCCAGATCGATCATTTCATCGTCGGCGGTGCCGGCGGAGCCGCGGATCGCAAGGGCGACGTATTCGATCCCAACAACGGCGGCGTGCAGGCGCAGGTCGCGCTGGGCGATGCCGCGTTGCTGGATCGGGCCGTGGCGAACGCGAAGAAGGTCCAGCCCGCTTGGGCCAATACCAATCCGCAGCGCCGCGCCCGGGTGATGTTCAACTACAAGCGCCTGATCGAAGATAATATGCAGTCGCTGGCCGAACTGCTTTCCAGCGAACACGGCAAGGTGATCGACGACGCCAAGGGTGACGTGCAGCGCGGGCTGGAAGTGATCGAATATGCCTGCGGCATTCCGCAGGTGCAGAAGGGTGAATACACGCTGGGCGCCGGGCCGGGGATTGACGTTTATTCGATGCGCCAGCCGCTGGGCATCGGCGCGGGCATCACGCCGTTCAACTTCCCGGCGATGATCCCGATGTGGATGTTCGGCATGGCGATCGCAGCGGGCAACGCCTTCATCCTAAAGCCCAGCGAGCGTGATCCCAGCGTGCCGGTGCGGCTGGCGGAACTGTTCCTTGAAGCGGGTGCGCCCGAAGGGCTGTTGCAGGTTGTCCACGGCGACAAGCTGATGGTCGACGCGATCCTCGACCATCCGGACATCGCGGCGGTCAGCTTCGTCGGATCGAGCGACATCGCGCACTATGTCTATAACCGCGGCGTCGCCGCCGGTAAGCGCGTCCAGGCGATGGGCGGGGCCAAGAACCACGGCATCGTGATGCCCGACGCCGATCTGGACCAGGTGGTGAACGACCTTGCCGGTGCCGCGTTCGGCTCTGCGGGCGAACGCTGCATGGCGCTGCCCGTGGTCGTGCCGGTGGGCGATGATACGGCGGAACGGCTGAAGGAAAAGCTGATCCCCGCGATCAACGCGCTGCGCGTGGGCATCTCCACCGATCCCGAAGCGCAGTATGGTCCGGTCGTGACGGCAGAGCACAAGCAGCGCATCGAAAACTGGATCGCCACCGCCGAAAAGGAAGGCGGCGAAATCGTGATCGACGGGCGCGGCTTCAAGCTGCAAGGGCACGAGGACGGCTATTTCGTCGGCCCGACGCTGATCGACAACGTCACGCCCGATATGGAAAGCTACAAGAACGAGATATTCGGGCCGGTCCTCCAGATCGTGCGCGCGAAGGATTTCGAGGAAGCGGTGCGCCTGCCGAGCGACCACCAGTATGGCAACGGCGTGGCGATCTTCACGCGCAACGGCCACGCCGCGCGCGAATTCGCCAGCCGCGTGAACGTGGGCATGGTTGGTGTGAACGTGCCGATCCCTGTGCCGGTCAGCTATCACTCCTTCGGAGGCTGGAAGCGGTCTGCCTTTGGCGACACCAACCAGTATGGCACCGAAGGTCTGAAGTTCTGGACCAAGGTCAAGACCGTGACCCAGCGCTGGCCCGACGGCGGCGGCGACGGATCGAACGCTTTCGTCATCCCGACGATGGGATAA
- a CDS encoding LysR family transcriptional regulator, whose translation MHADDWSDYQAFLAIARAGQLARAGAALGVDATTAGRRLRRLEARLGLTLFEQTREGQVLTEAGENLLVAVEAMAAAAAGIGEAAHPGEGLSGTLRVSVSEGFGSAFLAPRIGEFAARHPALTLDLVASSGFLSPSRHEADIAVMLSRPRTGPVVARKLSDYALRLYASRAYIDRHGAPEREAVLASGHRLVGYIPDLIYAPELRYLDEIHPGLAATLRSPSIVAQQRLVASGAGIGVLPCFMAEGDARLMPVIPQRRILRSFWLVTHKDTRRLARVRAAMDWLIETTANNRAVLVPPV comes from the coding sequence ATGCACGCAGACGACTGGAGCGATTATCAGGCCTTCCTCGCAATCGCACGCGCCGGCCAGCTTGCCCGCGCGGGCGCCGCTCTGGGCGTTGACGCAACCACCGCGGGCCGGCGTTTGCGCAGGCTGGAGGCGCGACTCGGACTTACGCTGTTCGAGCAGACGCGCGAAGGGCAGGTATTGACCGAGGCGGGCGAAAACCTTCTGGTCGCTGTCGAGGCGATGGCTGCGGCGGCCGCCGGGATCGGCGAAGCGGCGCATCCGGGCGAAGGGCTTTCCGGCACATTGCGGGTCAGCGTGTCGGAAGGCTTCGGCAGCGCCTTCCTTGCCCCGCGCATCGGCGAATTCGCCGCACGCCATCCGGCCCTGACGCTGGACCTTGTTGCATCGAGCGGTTTCCTTTCGCCCTCACGCCACGAAGCGGACATCGCGGTGATGCTCTCGCGTCCGCGCACCGGGCCGGTGGTGGCAAGGAAGCTCTCCGATTATGCGCTGCGGCTCTATGCGAGCCGCGCCTATATCGACCGTCATGGCGCGCCCGAACGCGAGGCGGTGCTTGCATCGGGCCACCGCCTGGTCGGCTATATCCCTGACCTGATCTATGCGCCCGAACTGCGCTATCTCGACGAGATACACCCCGGCCTTGCCGCCACGCTGCGCTCTCCCAGTATCGTTGCGCAGCAGCGCCTTGTCGCCAGCGGCGCCGGGATCGGCGTGCTGCCATGTTTCATGGCTGAAGGCGACGCGCGGTTGATGCCCGTCATCCCGCAAAGGCGCATCTTGCGCAGCTTCTGGCTCGTCACCCACAAGGATACGCGGCGCCTCGCCCGCGTGCGCGCCGCGATGGACTGGCTGATAGAGACGACGGCGAACAATCGCGCCGTGCTCGTGCCGCCCGTTTGA